ggtccctgtagaatatttcctcatcgggaactcttgcgtttgccatctcctcaagctcctcttgattccttggaaaatatccagcgtgtttaccaagcctctcatgtacacttagtctgccccccagccgatcatgcattgatgctctgcctctgatcggctcattgatagataaaccctgattaccaagttgaaatctcctttctgaccgattgaccccgtaataaccattgcactcagggcaattttcaacagttggcaatttaataccttcttcccaacaatgaatgaaaaacgggcacctccaatgatctttatgccgatgccattcttcccgacgtctctcttcttgctgttgtcgatatcggtcatttcgctgatgccaactctcctgctgccttcgatgagtaatgccaggtcgaggaggatttttggaactactgctttctcccagcaaacccttactttttgcatcatcggtagttatccgatgttggggatccactgacgtgtttttctcagcagcctctgatgttaataccttagtctttcctttggcctccaacatatttgctggaaaagggtgttgatcaattttcatcggcttctgggccttggaagtaccaaacttaattctcccagattcaatagccgattgtaactgttgcctgaacaccttgcactcatttatactgtgtgaagttgcattgtgccatttgcagtacaagatcttcttcaactcttctaccgatgggatcacatgattaggtgacagcttaatttggccctcttgaagcagaagatcaaaaattttgtcggccttggtgatatcaaaggtaaacttttatggctctttttgaccaaagggacaagatatcggctttttattcctaacccactcagctaagccgataactggttcttcatcagaatcagaatctcccaCTTCTTCAataaatgatacctttttactccaattctttttaggttcaaaaaccctagtatcttgatcagagatcctttgcacaagatgactgaggctttcaaactcctgagaagcatatctatctttaagatgtggcaataacccttggaaagccagatcggcaagctgccgatcatccagcaccatactatagcacttattttttacatctcgtagcctttgcacaaagctttctaccgattcatcattgcgctatctcaattttactaaatcggtaagcttcttttcatggattccagcaaagaaatacttatgaaattgtttttctagatcagcccaggtaataatagaatttggtggtaatgaaacgaaccacgtaaatgccgatccagacaaagatgatgaaaataatcgaactcttaattcatctctgttagctgcctctccacattgaataatgaagcgattgacgtgttccattgttgatgtgtcatcttgcccggagaatttagtgaaatctggtaccttgtaccaatttgggagaggaattaaatcatatgcaggaggatatggagtccgataagaataagtattgaccttgggctttatcctaaACCGATCCTTTATAATTTCTGCTATcatatcggcccaaaaagcatcagcctcctgatgacgaactagctgaatttctacaggaggtgcctgctgatatccctccacatatctttgtggcccatgatctccagcaatcggcatatttgccgttacttgtggtccattaacctgttggaaaggattcattggctatgctgccgatgcttgattctggaaaccagcttgcatatgaccttgttgaatccctgcaacctgttgattttgctgaactatatgttgaacaggtaactatcCTAACCAACCATTACTAGAACTCATTGGTACAAAACTtatcgatggctggtaatttgctgacattgttggataattataaccagcttgaggcatgaactgaaccccagtttgactcataacaggggctttctgctacatcggtagtaagcttgccgatggatttgaactgggtgtttgaaccaaaggcatctggaaacctcctggagttggttgcacagtagttgctgtggcatattgaggcacttgggccatcggcgaaacagccgatggtataggagcttttcctactgcgtcaaatacttgaggtaacccaggattgaaagcagatgactctggaggcataccatatccccaccaattagcaggaatctggctattctgagacacagggcctgacatagctaataccgctagatctgtattaagctgaactcgtcctaccagatctgatcgtatcagtgtagattgaatattaggtaagcctgttgatactggaggagaaataatttctgtacccacaacggccgagggagccgatggagtattaacaGATGCTGGCTCTgattggtgataggcaggcccaacgtaatgcggtgacgcttgtccttctttgagagttcgaaccatagcattatgaacagtattggacagtacattggaatgattaatcaaagcatgatttactgcagaattaaccatctcttgaagtttaccaggattggagtcaaaggtaacctgccgaggcagcggtaaatcttgcttctagatgacttgtccactcttgttcaggctaaacgatttcaaacaaagctgcctgtattcttctacagctttTTCCATAGCCTatctctgctcttccttaagatcttcttctgataccacgataatgttctctgaattgatctcggaattaaacatattgatcggattgattggtcccactgggtgtgccaaaagatgtgttgatgcaaaagtggatctgcaaacacaaagggctaatacccgaatcgatatccaaagcgtgtcagtcgatttgacctgttaatcgacaaggatgaagatacgagcactttggtcctgacaacagcgatacgcccggaagtcacggccaagaggtactcacgcggaactcgagaatcgccgaaggttgcactgcgatgcaactcgccgaatcaatgagaactcgtaaaaagaaaaaatgtgcaaattgacgaagtcgccgaaaagtaagtagatgcaaataggagtaaaaattggttttgatattgattgatatatgttttacattgcccttcaatctatatttataccctgatctaaagagacataaccaaacacaactagaacaccaaatccatacctaaagaaatacgtgactcttacatgaatcatgttctaataaatacagaaaaggaaatcaactcctatctatttccctgtccgcctcaattacgatggaaatctcaccgacctcctttccatcggcatacttcctgtttcatcggcagtagtcttcaagccttccctcatcggcatcgacaataacacctccaacctcatcggcaacgcccgagtctaaatcaacctttccatcgaccaccaccagtcatcggcaaccatctttacaagctgactttcatcggctgtcagcgtatacagtaactttcctcctgccgattagtccactccgatcattttgacgcgtgcaaaaaacggtgtcaacactaaTGTACTCCAACCGTCCACAAAACCAAAGGAGGAGTCGTAAGATTTATCTTAtttgtatttttctttttctttttctatttgatTAGGATTTCAATTCCTATTTAGTTTAGGATTAGAATTCTAACTATAAAAGTTATCTCAAGAGTCTAGGTCATATGCACGATCTAATACGTTTTGGAATAGGACTCCGTATCACGCTATATAAGAGCTATTACAACTCGTATGAGCACGGGTTATATATAAGTCCAGACTGAGGAAACTCTCCATTGTCTGATAGTTAGAGGGAGATGGAAAAAAATAGAAGGACCACAAAAATGGGCTGAAATTTTGCccctttattattaggtatagattttTCCCATGCCTTTTTTGTTTTGTCTTTTCAATTTACATTCCAGTTGTTTTTCATTCATGTTTCCTGTTCATTTCAATTTTCTCTTGTCTTTTCTTTTCATgttttttgttttcaattttctttttcttggaaCCGTATGCCGTAAGCCTGAACCATATGCCATAAGCCCGTAAGGTAGATCTGACCATTTTGAACACTATGTTAGGCTTGAGCCGAGCCAAAAAAAGCTCGACTATTATAGGCCGAAATGTCCTGTCCATGACCGTCCCACTGGATAAGTCGAGCCTATTTTTTGGGCCGGGCTTAGATCGGGCCCAAACCTAGGTGGGCTGCCTGTGTAGTTTATAGTGTAAAATAGCTTAAACAAATGTTTCGGGCTGGGTTTGGGTCGAGAATAAATTCTATGGACAGCAGGATCTGTGCCCAGGCCGTATACACTAAGGCTTGTGGGTAGGCCAAATCCCATCTGACTTGAGCCAGGCCTACTGGCCAGGCTAGgcgaaaggatctaacaatgtctagaggggagggtgaataggcgtatctaaaaatttactgcaaatgctaagttcaaatctgtcagtcaatgtcggaagtcccggcgtttgggtcggaactcccgacgttgtcagaagttccggcacaaacgtcagcagttctgacacctacgtgaactacaaaagcagtgccaaatttaactttgcggataaataatcttacaacctcacttcctagtggtttggtgaagatgttgagtcactcccttgacgccgtaatgcctctaAACCGTAGatcaagtccaaaccctaaaatgaaagtttgggagagagagacaaaccgatacaagtaatctctagcaatcacaacaacaacaagaagcacacgggacacaaggatttatcccgaggttcggcaaccccacaaaggagctcctacgtcctcgttgttgaggtgaccaccaaggtcagagtctcttccacctcctcgcctctctcaaagcgaccacaaaggtcacttgagctttccactaagaaaatacactttgacaactttttttttatctctggttatccaaatatagacGTCTTATATTACGCATTTTTCGCtagctgaagatagaaaatgagaaTGGCTCACTAGAGTGCACACGagatatagaaaaaaaaactgtTTGAGAGAGAAgatataaaaataatttttatgcaaatgactcttcAAATGATGATTTAAATAGTGAGCTTTGaaaagactcttggagatgctctaagatgTATTGGAATAGATGGCATGATCGTTAAATAAATATTTGAAGCGTAGATCGTTTGGGTGACCATCAACAGACAGTACATTCCGTTGCAACGCATGAGCATATTTGCTATTACAtagaaaaggagaaaaagaaaaaaaaacttgccCACAGTTCGGAAAATCGGTAGGCAAAGGCAACACAGCTAGCATCATTGCGGTGTTGTTACTGGGCCTGCAATTTGTGGCTCAGCCGATGAACTATGATGGGCCATGGCCTTGTTTTCTTTCCATTGGATTTGGATCCATGATCCTGCAATTAACTGTATAAAAAGAATGTAGCTTTTCTTCAACGGAAATGCTCCGACACAACCATGGAACGTTCGGACGCTCCACCCACTCTTTGTACCACCCGTACCCACCCGCCCTCTACGCCACCGCTGCCCGCCGCCCCTACACTCGCCCTCTATGCACCGCCTCCCCAGCTTTGCGTTGCCGACGAGCTCCGCGCCGATAAGCCTCTATTCGCCGAAGCAGAAATGACATGTTTGCGTTGAAATAGCATGTTGTaaaagtatgtttcaagtgttttagaggtatgttgcaaatattttatatCGATGTTACAAAGTAGATCctgatattgcacatgttgcaatggctatacatataTGCTTCAAAATGTATGTTCCATATGTTTTATCTGTAGCAGACGTATGTTTACAGGTGTTTTAatctggatgttacaaaagtagatctgaatgttgcatacacatgcatgttgcaagcgtttgcttcaagtgtttcaggtgtttcatacgtctgttgcaagtgtttcatctggatgttacatatgtttggaATCGCTTTCAAGTCTTTTCAGGTGTTTTACAAGTGTTTTCGACATATGCTGTAAGTGTTTCAGCTAtttttcggacgtatgttgcaagtgtttcacctGGTtgtgcaaaagtagatctggtgttgcacaaaTTGCAATAGGACCCACCTATCACAGCCATCTACTGCAGTTGCTGGGTGATATCCGGGTGGCGCGGGCTTGCTGCTGGGGCGCTGCCGAATGGGCGCAGAGAAATCGAGCGTAGGCGTGGGGCCCACGCGGTGGGGTGCGCAAAAAAATAGGCGGCGCGGGCTCCTCTTGCGCGCATGGGACCGTCCGAAGCTAGCGCCCCACGTCCGAGGGCTAGCAAGTCCATTTctcaaaagaaaggaaaaacagTTTTGACCACACTTGGAAATGTAGCTTCGTTAATTTTTAGTCCTCCTtgttctaataataagtccacatttGTCTCAACAAAAAAGACCACATGAACTACTACGTATACAACAGGGCAAACAAGGAAATCTCCTGCCTCAGCAAGCAATTGAATCGAAGTCGAATCCAAATCCAAATAGAAATAGAATAGAAGTAGAAATAGAGAAAGAAAATCCAGGCAAAATTTTCGGTCATTTTTTTTGGGTCCATCCATTTTTCTTGTCTATATCCCTCTAACTACCGGACAATGAAGAGTTTTTTACGTCCAGACTTATATATATAATCCcatgctcatacgagttagaatagcTCGTCTAACGCGATACGGAGTTCAATTTCAAAACATATTGGGTCGTGTATTAACTCGGACTCATAAGTCGTGCTATATTTATTGTTTTCTAATCTTTATTGGAAAAATAGTAGAAGGCAGAACGAACAGTATTGGAAAATCGGACAAAAACGGAATATGAAACCAAACAACttggaaaaaaaaaggaaaagaacaaaaaaaataaaaatagaaacagaaaaaagaaaaataataaagaaaagaTACATAACgtggagaaaaaggaaaaaacgGAAAACGGAAAACGGAAACAGAAAAAAGAACGCAAGAAAAAGAGAacacaaaaaaaggaaaacagaaaTAGAAAAAACGAACGGAAATAGAAGGAAAAGGGAAACAGTATGGTCCCTACTCGGCTCATCCTCGTAGACCGCAGTGCAGGCGGGTCACGACCAGCCCATCCCCAATGCCTCTGTGGTCCGCCgtgtttccttctttttttttcttcgtcTGTTCTAATTCCTTTTTTTCTTGTTAGTGTTTCCTTCTGTTCCGTTAAACAGGGACAAAATTATATGTGCAAACTTGTCCTTTTAcccaaaagttattcataaagtTCAGAAAATAAGAGCGGAATTGTCATTTCACTGCAAAACGGGGTATAAATGCTCAAGCCCCAAACCCCAATTTGTAAAGGCGAAGCAATCCCATCCAGCTCGCAGACTAAAGAGGGCTtctctatatatatcagcccagTGGGCCGGACAGCCGGTGGGAGAAGGGAGGGATGCTGCttgggctctctctctctctctctccgctaCTACGCCAGATGTGGCGGCGGCAGGATCCACGAGTCCCCGTAGACGAAGTGGATGCCGGTGAAGGGCTTGGCCTGCGCGTCGTTGAGCACGAGCGACCATCCCACCCGCTTGTGCGGCAGCGCGCCGGGGCCCGAGCACTGGTACTCGCCGTAGTAGATGCCGCTCTTCTCGGGCTTCTGGATGGTCCAGCTGTCCCAGCCGACGGGCACCACCTCCTTCCCCATGGTGGTGTACGCGTACACCACCCTGGACGAGTCCCCCCAGGCGCGGCCCAGGTAGATCTGCCCGGCGCCCGTTGTGCTGCCGATCCGGCACCGGAGGAAGGAGAAGCCCGTCTCCAGGGCGTCCGCGATGCTCTTGCTCCGCTGCTGCGCCGTCACGATCGCCACGTCCTTGGTCACCGACATGATGGCGCAGTCCTCGTACAGGGACCGGCCGAAGCCGAAGATGAAGTCGACGGTGCCCAGGATGTGGCAGGACTTGAAGTAGTGCAGGCCCCGGTGGTCGTACAGCGTGTCCTGCCCGCCGTCGATGGTGCAGTCGTAGAAGGCCGCCTTGTTGCCGTACACGCGCAGCGCCACCGCCTGCCCGCCTTCCGACCCCGGCGCCGCCATCGGCGCGGTGTTCTTGAAGTGGATCCCGGAGGCCATGAAGTAGTCTGCGTCCACGGCCACCGTGGCGCTGCCGTAGGTGCCCACGGGCTTGCCGTCCTTGCCGTGGGTCGCCGACCTGTCGTTCCACATGATCACCGGCGGGTTCTTGGGGTTGCCCGAGAACGTGATGAACGGCTTCGTGTACGGGACAAGCACCTTCTCTCTGCATGCATTTTTCgaatttgtttgtttgttttatcAGAGAAGAGGAAGATTCAAATCTCTTATCATAATTATTACTTGTAGGTGGCCGTCCTGATGTCGAGGATGATCCTCTTCTTGTTCCCGTCCGGCACGGCCTTGATGGCCTCGCTGATGCTCCTGAACTTGCCATGGCCGTCGGGGCTCACCACGTAGCGCACCGCCATGCCCTGCGCCGCCAACAGCTCCGGGTCCCACACCTTGCCCCCGGCCCCGTACTTGTGCTGCTCAGTGCTCACGTTGTTGTACAGCTCCACGTTCTCCGCCACGAACTCGGTGAAGCTGCTAGCAGCAGCACCGTCCGTCGGCAGCTTGATGTTGTTACTGGTCCCGccggacgacgacggcggcggcgacgaggatGCAACCGAGACGAAACATGGTAGCAGCAGGGTTATTGCAACAAGAGCAACACCAGACGGAGGAGGACGATGGCAGTTTTGCGCCATTTCTGGGATTATGGCAACAGAAAGAGATCAGAGTAGTTTCTTCTACGATAGTACTATTTATTAATTCTTCTATGGCCAATTATTGAGTGAACGGAGTTGTGAGGCATTGTGTTCATAGGTTAATTTGGAGTGATGAGACGAATGGGAGGATGCATGCAGGCATGCAGGAGCAGCGTCCATTTTTGTTGGCCGGTTCTTGTTCATCCTGGTACAAGCATATGCATCGCCTAACCTGCCTCTAGCTTATTTTTGGCTATAGCTTCGTTGGGGAGTACTTCTGGAGTAGTTCATGTGGACTTTTTTTTGTTGAAAcaatgtggacttattattagaacaAGGAGGGGTACAACTTAAAGAAGCTACATTTCCAGGTGTGGTCAAAACTGCTGCTACTTTCTTTTAATACAGTCAATTGCAGGATCATGCATGGATCCAATGGAAAGAAAACGAGGCCTTGCATGGCCCATAATTCATCGGCTGGGCCTCAAATTGCAGGTCCAGTGACAACACTGTGTAAAACAATGCTATTGTGCTGCCTTTTGTGTACCGATTTCCCAAATTGTGGGCAACGTTTTTATTTCTTTTTCGCTTTTGCACTCACAGTCATCATGTCCTATGTTGTAGCAAAAGGAAGCAGACCAACTACACTTAAGGCCTGTTTGGTTTCAATGATCTAAAGTTTAGTTGGTTAAAGTTGAAGACTAAAACTTTAGATTACTTTATCTCACTTGTGCGGTCTAAAGTTTTTATGAGGTGGCTAAACTTTAGATAGCACTTTAGACCTTCTGTTTGGAGCCTTAAGAGTTAAAGTGGTTTAGGTCCCCTTTGGAACACACATAATTGTTTTCTTGTTTATGTGTGTTTCCTATGAAAAATGAACTGACTTCTGTGAAGTTTCTATAAAATTcatgtgaaattcctgcgtttcAAAGGGACCTTAGTGGCTAAACTTCAAACCATTGGATCCAACACATGACCTTAGTTAGTTAGCTTAATTGCTTCTCCCTCTTGCACACGAGAGAATTAATTTTTGTAAGATAATGGATAAACATCCGATTTCATCTACATTGGGTAGAATCATACCACTTATTACAAACTACTTGAACCCAAGGTCCAAGCCCAAACACTTCCAGACATAATTTAAAAGATCACCAAGGTTtaactaatgaagaccaatccGACAAGTAGATAACCATCCAAACGACGCAAAGAAACGCAACGCAGCCTCCTCTAGTAGACGACAAGCCTGTAGGAGCACCTCTCGCTTGTCCTCATGGCGATGTAACTGTGCCCATTGCCGGAGCCAATGCGTTCCCCTAAATAGTACATGCAAGAAAGTTTTTGGTCTACATCTGTCAAACACCACTTCATTTCTTGTAACCCAAATGGTCCAGCACAATGCTGCTGCCACAGTTAGTAAAAGTAGATTATGTTTGTCCCCCCCCAAATTTACACCAACGATTAAATAAGTCATATATATTAATTGGTTTTGGAATACCAAACAATAAATGAACAGCTCCCCACAAGAAATTAGCATATGCACAATCGAAAAATAGGTGTTGAATAGATTCAAGTGTGTGACAGAACGAACAATTTTTTCCCCATTCCAATTCCGTCTAACCAAATTATCTTTAGTTAAAACTACACCTCTTTTCAAATACCACATAAAGATCTTGATCTTAGTTGGAATCTTTGCACGACAAATTTCTTGTGAAAGTCTCACACCATTATTAACTAGAGCAGCATACATGGATTTGACTGAGAATTGTCCTGTTGAATGTAGAGACCAATTAAAAACATCTGGGCTATCCTGAAGATTCAAGTCCGTTAAAGAAGACACAATTATGTTCCAATCCCTCAAGTTTTGCCCCACCAAACGTCTCCTAAACGAGATATTGAGAGACGTTGTCCGAAGAATATTAGCTATAGTGTCTTGCTTCCTACGAACTATGTTAAACAAAGAGGGGTACTTAAGTTTTAGTTGCTGGCTGCCCAACCATCTATCTTCCCAAAATCTTATTTGAGAGCCATTCCCTACTTTGAAGGATCCAAGGTTTAAAAATTGGTCTTCCACATTCATGAGCCCTTTCCAAAACTGCAAGTCAGTAGCTTTTTTTGCTACCTCGCCTAAAGTTTTGTTTCTTAGGTATTTGTTCCTCAATAGTGATTGCCAAATCCCATCCTCTTTATATAGCTTAAATAGCCGTTTGCTGAGTAGGCATTTATTTTGTAAATCCAAGTTTTGTATACCTAGGCCCCTTGTTGTTTAGGTTGACAGATAATATCCCTTTTGACCGGTCTATATTTTTTTCttgtgttgatcattttgccaaaaaaaaatcttGATATGTAGTAATCCAACTTTTTGGACACTCCTTTTGGTATCGATAGCACCGAATTTATGAGCACTAGATGACCTCCTACTGTCAACACCTTTCCCTCCCATGCACTCAATTGCTTATCAAATCTCTCTTATATGACCTTCCAATCTCTATTGGACAGTTTTCTAACGTGCATAGGGATGCCCAGGTATCTGAAGGGGAAATCACCAGTCTTACAACTAAACAACTGTGAATAAGCCACTTCATATTCTTTTGCTTTACCAAAGCAAAAGATTTCACTTTTGTGAAAATTTATTTTTAAGCTGGATAATTGTTCAAAAACACAAAGTAAGAACTTCATGTTTATTGCTTTTCCAATATCATGACTCATGAAAATGACTGTATCGTCCGCATACTGTAGTATTGACAATCCATTTTCTACCAAATGTGGAATCACCCCTTCAACCTGACCATCATCTTTAGTCCGGGCAATGAGTAAAGCCAGCATATCTACCACTATATTAAACAGTAAGGGAGACATTGGATCACCTTGCCGTAAGCCCTTCCTTGTTTGGAAGTAAGCACCTTGCTGGTCATTTACTTT
The sequence above is drawn from the Miscanthus floridulus cultivar M001 chromosome 15, ASM1932011v1, whole genome shotgun sequence genome and encodes:
- the LOC136509450 gene encoding putative pectinesterase 63 is translated as MAQNCHRPPPSGVALVAITLLLPCFVSVASSSPPPSSSGGTSNNIKLPTDGAAASSFTEFVAENVELYNNVSTEQHKYGAGGKVWDPELLAAQGMAVRYVVSPDGHGKFRSISEAIKAVPDGNKKRIILDIRTATYKEKVLVPYTKPFITFSGNPKNPPVIMWNDRSATHGKDGKPVGTYGSATVAVDADYFMASGIHFKNTAPMAAPGSEGGQAVALRVYGNKAAFYDCTIDGGQDTLYDHRGLHYFKSCHILGTVDFIFGFGRSLYEDCAIMSVTKDVAIVTAQQRSKSIADALETGFSFLRCRIGSTTGAGQIYLGRAWGDSSRVVYAYTTMGKEVVPVGWDSWTIQKPEKSGIYYGEYQCSGPGALPHKRVGWSLVLNDAQAKPFTGIHFVYGDSWILPPPHLA